Proteins encoded in a region of the Lycorma delicatula isolate Av1 chromosome 6, ASM4794821v1, whole genome shotgun sequence genome:
- the Exo70 gene encoding exocyst complex component 7 isoform X2, with protein sequence MVSILSSFEHRLARLEETILPVYNETGNLQRCQQNIEKTLSALDHVIAYYSVAQEVESIVRGGPSVSGLDEFLAAILKLQNALNYFEKNNPQSVELENVSSLFSAGGDALNREFKELLLKHSRPIPPITLLDLVASDEELVTDDSSVSSYTQFPESVGGQLTAMADWLIAQSRDEFMNVYARIRATVMLKSLQLLKEQQRTGSGGSVQGMASSPVTRTKFQHKHETPGRRASKRLQQAFEKKANKMLLKASQTFEQSTGLTLGGRRAATLHLENREDIVDEQEMENYLVCVMALQRLMQSERNLMAGIIPLAHQHQVFQIIIQESMDSIVQDGENIATRAKRCISRHDFGAVLVVFPILKHLLNMKPEFERTVEGCDYNVRSQFTSILNTLHATGAKALEDFIESVRSDSNSGLPKDGTVHELTSNVLVFTEQLLDYSDMISRVLIQDPAYSSALNMLPSANKIDKNKAVDKNKALLGIYIKKVVSQLNCALVSKSEAYTEPGVKALFRLNNSNYVLKTLQRSALLEYVRLSEPDCEESYHQMIQTHKKAYEQSWSRVLSYITLNDDLSLAGGKLRDKDRSVIKEKFAGFNKEMEEIARVQRGYSIPDVELRESLKRDNKEYILPKYNAFYDKYSNLPFTKNPEKYVRYTPEQVAALIDRFFDVAA encoded by the exons ATATTGAAAAGACATTAAGTGCATTGGATCATGTGATTGCCTATTATAGTGTTGCACAAGAAGTAGAGAGCATTGTAAGAGGTGGCCCTTCTGTCTCTGGACTTGATGAGTTTCTTGCTGCTATTTTAAAGCTAcaaaatgctttaaattattttgaaaaaaacaatcctCAGAGTGTAGAGTTGGAAAATGTT tcatcatTGTTTAGTGCCGGTGGTGATGCATTAAACAGAGAATTTAAAGAGTTGCTGCTAAAACATAGTCGTCCTATACCACCTATAACATTGTTGGATTTGGTTGCCAGTGATGAGG agtTGGTGACAGATGATTCTTCTGTCAGTTCATATACACAGTTCCCAGAATCGGTTGGTGGCCAGTTGACTGCAATGGCTGATTGGTTGATAGCCCAATCAAGAGATGAATTTATGAATGTTTATGCTAGAATTCGGGCTACTGTTATGTTAAAGTCATTACAGTTATTAAAAGAGCAACAAAGAACTGGAAGTGGTGGCAGTGTCCAAGGAATGGCTTCTTCTCCAGTCACT aGAACAAAGTTCCAGCACAAACATGAAACTCCTGGAAGACGGGCATCAAAGCGACTACAACAAGC GTTTGAAAAAAAGGCAAATAAAATGCTGTTGAAAGCATCACAGACGTTTGAACAGTCGACTGGTCTTACTTTGGGTGGTCGTCGTGCTGCTACTCTTCACCtcg aaaataGAGAAGACATTGTGGATGAACaagaaatggaaaattatttggTCTGTGTTATGGCATTGCAAAGGTTAATGCAAAGTGAACGTAATCTGATGGCTGGTATCATACCATTAGCTCATCAGCATCaagtatttcaaataattatacaagAATCAATGGATAGTATTGTGCAAGATGGTGAG aaCATTGCCACAAGAGCAAAACGTTGTATAAGCCGCCATGATTTTGGAGCTGTGTTAGTAGTTTTTCCTATTTTGAAACATTTACTCAACATGAAACCAGAATTTGAACGTACTGTTGAAGGATGTGATTATAATGTGCGATCGCAGTTTACATCTATATTGAATACATTACATGCAACTGGAGCTAaagctttagaagattttatTGAAAGCGTAAGATCTGATTCCAATTCAGGTCTTCCTAAGGATGGTACCGTCCATGAATTGACAAGCAATGTGCTAGTGTTCACGGAACAGCTATTAGATTATTCTGATATGATATCAAGAGTTTTAATCCAGGATCCGGCTTATAGTAGTGCACTCAATATGTTGCCCAGtgcaaataaaattgataaaaataaggcAGTTGATAAAAATAAGGCGCTTCTTGGTATCTACATaa aaaaagtagtGTCTCAATTAAATTGTGCTTTAGTTAGTAAAAGTGAAGCATATACAGAACCTGGTGTTAAGGCATTATTTCGCCTTAACAATAGCAATTATGTACTGAAAACATTACAAAGATCTGCACTACTGGAGTATGTTCGTCTCTCTGAACCAGATTGTGAAGAATCTTATCACCAAATGATTCAGACACATAAGAAAGCTTATGAACAGAG ttggtctCGAGTTTTAAGTTATATAACATTGAATGATGATTTATCATTAGCTGGTGGCAAACTAAGAGATAAAGATAGAAGTGTTATCAAAGAGAAATTTGCT ggttttaataaagaaatggaaGAAATAGCAAGAGTGCAAAGAGGTTATTCAATTCCTGATGTTGAATTAAGAGAAAGTCTAAAAAGagataacaaagaatatattcTTCCTAAATACAATGCGTTCTATGATAA GTACTCAAATTTACCATTTAccaaaaatccagaaaaatatGTACGGTATACACCAGAGCAGGTCGCAGCATTGATTGACAGATTTTTTGATGTGGCAGCTTGA